The proteins below come from a single Halothiobacillus neapolitanus c2 genomic window:
- a CDS encoding PepSY domain-containing protein → MSPRTLFRWLHRWLGLFAGLILAIVGGTGAIMSFQDDLLRWMNAGIMQVTVPEGATVLPLPDLLARIQAQKASPPIATLRVSTEPGESAWVGFRARGKPAGEFVNPYTGDLLGKARGEAFFHTVENVHRRLLAGNTGKAITGASALVFLAIMISGVIIRLRRAGLKYWFKPIGHGALAARTQSWHSVVGVWLLVPFLLVTSTGLFWSYDWSRNLWLAATSTPKGKPAPYKMAEVSHSAPDLQAIADRLATLSANRVQIFWPNKPDEAMRVLWQNSATPHQRAFNTLQLQPTTAEILADQPFVSLPFGTQIIRSMFALHSGEYFGLVGMWMMFLVSLSLPLFFISGLWLYLRRRVRPRSKLVKFSGITPDTAPVLVVYASQTGTAQTLAQMTAQRLEAAAQPVLFRSLDELTHAELSAASMALFIVSTYGDGEAPDQAQGVIKSLLGKQQALPTLSFAILALGDRQYRQFCGFGIELRQSLLAAQATEWFPMLMADQADPVVLDEWVSQLASVWGDETLTAAAPSPAWILSKRQHLNPAGMGFPTFEIELTATHTMRDEWQAGALIDIVPLQPTERVAQWLHAAGLEGSQRVLLDGVEQPLAEALRHHELPAISAGKPGHDIPTWINTLRRLGARSYSIASLPTDGVVRLLVRQVQTPAGELGIASGWLTAHAPLGEKLTAQLRQNPSFLPMVDPTVPCLFIANGTGMAGIRAQLEARIAVGAKRNWVILGERSPQDAYWLAQWHLWESEVFIERLDWVFSQLPTSGAIRYVQHRLGEAHDSLKEYLDENAVVYVCGSATGMAPAVESVLSNLLGTEVWQAFRRSGRYRRDVY, encoded by the coding sequence ATGAGTCCCCGCACCTTATTTCGCTGGCTTCACCGGTGGCTTGGCTTGTTCGCCGGTCTGATCTTGGCCATTGTGGGCGGAACAGGCGCCATCATGTCCTTTCAGGACGACCTATTACGCTGGATGAACGCCGGAATAATGCAGGTTACTGTCCCCGAAGGTGCGACCGTACTGCCGTTGCCCGATTTGCTGGCACGAATTCAGGCACAAAAAGCCAGCCCACCGATTGCCACCCTACGGGTATCGACTGAGCCGGGTGAGAGCGCTTGGGTTGGTTTTCGTGCACGAGGCAAACCGGCAGGAGAATTCGTGAACCCTTATACGGGGGATTTGCTGGGCAAGGCGCGCGGTGAGGCATTTTTTCACACGGTGGAAAATGTGCACCGTCGTTTATTGGCAGGCAACACCGGCAAAGCAATTACCGGGGCTTCTGCCCTTGTTTTTTTAGCGATTATGATCTCAGGTGTAATCATTCGATTGCGCCGAGCCGGGCTCAAATATTGGTTTAAACCAATCGGGCACGGCGCTCTGGCTGCGCGAACGCAGTCATGGCATTCCGTTGTGGGCGTGTGGCTGCTGGTACCATTTTTACTCGTCACCTCGACTGGCCTTTTTTGGTCGTACGATTGGTCTCGCAACCTATGGCTCGCAGCGACAAGTACGCCCAAGGGCAAACCGGCGCCGTACAAAATGGCTGAAGTCAGTCATTCTGCGCCAGATTTACAAGCGATTGCGGATCGTCTGGCCACCTTATCGGCCAACCGCGTGCAAATCTTTTGGCCCAATAAGCCGGATGAGGCCATGCGCGTGCTGTGGCAAAACAGCGCAACGCCCCATCAGCGGGCGTTCAATACCCTGCAATTGCAACCGACAACCGCAGAAATCCTTGCCGATCAGCCGTTTGTCAGCCTGCCATTCGGCACGCAAATCATCCGCAGCATGTTCGCTCTGCATTCGGGCGAATATTTCGGCCTGGTCGGCATGTGGATGATGTTTTTGGTGAGCTTGTCGCTGCCCTTGTTTTTCATCAGTGGGCTGTGGTTGTATCTGCGTCGTCGCGTTCGACCCCGGTCGAAATTGGTTAAATTCTCAGGAATAACACCTGATACGGCACCGGTGTTGGTCGTTTATGCCAGCCAAACCGGCACAGCGCAAACGCTGGCGCAGATGACTGCACAACGGCTGGAGGCAGCCGCGCAACCGGTGCTGTTCCGGTCATTGGATGAGTTAACCCACGCGGAATTGAGCGCTGCCTCGATGGCCCTGTTCATCGTGAGCACCTATGGAGACGGCGAGGCGCCGGATCAGGCTCAGGGTGTGATTAAGTCCCTGCTCGGTAAGCAACAAGCGCTGCCCACATTGAGTTTTGCCATTCTGGCGCTGGGCGATCGGCAGTATCGTCAATTTTGTGGATTCGGCATCGAATTGCGTCAATCGTTATTAGCGGCACAGGCGACCGAATGGTTTCCGATGCTGATGGCCGATCAAGCCGATCCGGTCGTGCTCGATGAGTGGGTCTCGCAACTCGCGTCGGTTTGGGGCGATGAAACTCTGACCGCTGCGGCGCCAAGCCCGGCATGGATACTCAGTAAAAGGCAACACCTGAATCCTGCAGGCATGGGATTCCCGACCTTTGAAATTGAGCTAACCGCGACGCACACCATGCGCGATGAATGGCAGGCGGGCGCGCTCATCGATATTGTTCCGCTGCAACCGACTGAGCGTGTCGCGCAATGGCTGCACGCTGCGGGTTTAGAGGGTTCTCAGCGTGTGCTATTAGATGGTGTTGAACAGCCCTTGGCCGAGGCGCTCCGACACCATGAATTACCGGCAATTTCCGCCGGCAAACCCGGCCATGATATTCCCACTTGGATTAACACACTGCGCCGATTGGGCGCGCGAAGTTACTCCATTGCCTCGTTGCCCACCGACGGCGTAGTGCGTTTACTGGTTCGACAAGTGCAGACACCAGCGGGCGAACTCGGCATTGCCTCCGGTTGGCTTACCGCGCACGCACCGCTGGGCGAGAAACTCACCGCTCAACTCCGGCAAAATCCTTCGTTTTTACCGATGGTCGATCCCACTGTACCCTGCCTCTTCATCGCCAATGGCACGGGCATGGCCGGTATTAGGGCACAGCTTGAAGCGCGCATTGCCGTGGGTGCCAAACGCAATTGGGTGATTTTGGGCGAACGCAGTCCGCAGGATGCCTACTGGCTGGCGCAATGGCACTTGTGGGAATCAGAAGTATTCATCGAGCGCTTAGACTGGGTGTTTTCGCAACTGCCGACATCGGGCGCCATTCGATATGTGCAGCATCGACTGGGGGAAGCGCATGACTCTTTGAAGGAATACCTTGACGAGAATGCCGTGGTATATGTCTGTGGTAGTGCCACCGGTATGGCACCGGCGGTTGAGTCGGTACTATCAAACCTGTTGGGCACGGAAGTTTGGCAGGCGTTTCGGCGCTCGGGGCGTTATCGACGAGATGTCTATTGA
- a CDS encoding glucan biosynthesis protein G, which yields MFRRNTVPPVSPFSVRPAPSSTWPLRWKMVLGLFIASLTIATHEALAFGFQDAVIQAKQLASQSYSPDPQIPEALSQIDQNTFERIAIKPSASLWQTARFGIDPISAGYIYDQPVDLYEVTPDSVAPIVFDKTKFDWPSQAFAQTVPANLGFAGFSVHYPLSGQDARDVMLTFLGGAQFSVVAANQVPGAHARGVAIDTGLPQGEQFPRFTKFWLVRPNPSDLQLTIYALLDGKSLTGAYEFVIRPNGSRVDVHVTASLFPRTGISRLGLAPLSTMYFYGQTGQRPAGQWRPAAYESDGLLMHTGEGDWVFRSLQNPATLRVSEFAADGIRGFGFMQRQTRFCQFEDAISRFERRPSLWVTTEAGFGKGKIVLVQIPTNSDLHENQIAFFQPAEVVDSAHPVSFAYTLTAGNSDVAQEPLAQVRRPLIGTVKLAADDKTEKAYRVNLDFSGGRLSTLADNEPVIANIETKGTATVQEQAVIPLPEAGHWRLSMLLVPTGKSVVTIDASLALKKKVISETWRYDLPSDLTRFGQMK from the coding sequence ATGTTTCGCCGAAACACAGTTCCCCCCGTTTCCCCTTTTTCTGTCCGCCCGGCCCCATCATCCACTTGGCCCTTGCGCTGGAAAATGGTGTTGGGTCTGTTCATTGCGTCATTAACGATAGCGACGCATGAGGCTTTAGCCTTTGGTTTTCAGGATGCAGTCATTCAGGCCAAACAACTCGCTAGCCAATCCTATTCACCTGATCCGCAAATCCCAGAAGCGTTGAGTCAGATCGATCAGAACACGTTTGAGCGCATTGCCATCAAACCCAGCGCGTCCCTGTGGCAAACCGCCCGTTTCGGCATTGATCCGATTTCTGCCGGGTACATCTATGATCAACCGGTCGATCTGTATGAAGTTACGCCCGACTCCGTCGCGCCGATCGTGTTCGACAAGACCAAATTCGACTGGCCCAGCCAGGCCTTTGCTCAGACGGTACCGGCCAATCTCGGATTCGCCGGATTTTCCGTTCACTACCCGCTCTCGGGGCAAGATGCACGCGATGTGATGCTGACCTTTCTTGGCGGGGCACAATTCAGCGTAGTCGCGGCAAATCAGGTGCCCGGCGCCCATGCACGCGGCGTGGCCATCGATACCGGTTTGCCGCAGGGTGAGCAATTTCCTCGTTTCACCAAGTTCTGGCTGGTCCGCCCGAACCCGAGCGATCTGCAACTCACCATTTACGCGTTGCTCGATGGAAAATCCCTCACCGGTGCCTACGAGTTCGTGATTCGCCCGAACGGCTCTCGTGTGGACGTTCATGTCACGGCGTCCCTGTTCCCTCGAACGGGCATCAGCCGCTTGGGTCTGGCGCCGCTATCGACCATGTATTTCTACGGCCAAACCGGCCAGCGACCGGCAGGGCAATGGCGACCGGCCGCCTATGAATCCGATGGTTTGCTGATGCACACCGGTGAAGGCGACTGGGTATTTCGCTCATTGCAAAATCCTGCAACTTTGCGGGTGAGCGAATTTGCTGCGGATGGTATTCGCGGATTCGGCTTTATGCAGCGCCAAACCCGTTTCTGTCAGTTCGAGGATGCCATTTCCCGATTTGAGCGCCGCCCCTCATTGTGGGTTACCACGGAAGCGGGCTTTGGCAAGGGAAAAATCGTTCTGGTTCAGATCCCGACAAACAGCGATCTCCACGAGAATCAGATCGCTTTTTTCCAGCCAGCCGAGGTTGTTGATTCAGCCCATCCGGTCTCCTTTGCCTATACGTTGACCGCAGGTAACAGCGATGTGGCTCAAGAACCGCTGGCACAGGTTCGCCGCCCTTTGATTGGTACTGTTAAGCTCGCTGCCGACGACAAAACCGAAAAAGCCTATCGCGTTAATCTTGATTTTTCAGGTGGGCGACTCAGTACACTAGCGGATAATGAACCGGTTATCGCGAACATCGAGACAAAGGGCACTGCGACTGTTCAGGAACAGGCTGTCATCCCGTTGCCCGAAGCGGGGCACTGGCGTTTATCCATGCTGCTGGTTCCCACAGGCAAATCTGTAGTCACCATCGACGCATCCTTGGCGTTGAAGAAGAAAGTCATCTCCGAAACATGGCGGTATGATCTCCCTTCCGACTTGACGCGCTTCGGACAGATGAAATGA
- a CDS encoding Fe2+-dependent dioxygenase yields MMMHLAEVLDKATVADFRAQLEAADWVDGRQTVGAQGARVKQNQQLDVRSPIAMALGQRVLSALAQHPLYFSAALPKRVVPPLFNRYEGGEQYGFHVDGSVRHEADGALLRTDLSCTLFLAEPNEYEGGELVVHDTYGQHEVKLPAGDLILYPSSSVHAVMPVTRGARVASFFWLQSMIRDDARRVQLFELDQTIQRLRTRIGDDAEVLHLTNLYHNLLRQWAEV; encoded by the coding sequence ATGATGATGCATTTGGCCGAGGTGCTGGATAAAGCAACCGTCGCCGATTTTCGGGCGCAATTGGAAGCAGCAGACTGGGTTGATGGACGGCAGACGGTGGGCGCTCAGGGCGCGCGCGTGAAGCAAAATCAACAATTAGATGTGCGCTCACCCATCGCAATGGCGTTGGGGCAACGGGTGCTTTCTGCCTTGGCTCAGCATCCCCTCTATTTCTCTGCTGCCTTGCCCAAGCGTGTTGTGCCGCCGTTGTTTAACCGATATGAAGGCGGTGAACAATACGGTTTTCATGTTGATGGTTCCGTTCGCCATGAGGCTGATGGTGCCTTGCTGCGCACTGACCTCTCCTGCACCTTGTTTTTGGCGGAACCAAATGAGTACGAAGGCGGCGAGTTAGTGGTGCACGATACCTATGGTCAGCACGAGGTCAAACTACCCGCAGGCGATTTGATTTTATATCCTTCATCTAGCGTTCATGCGGTGATGCCGGTGACTCGGGGTGCCCGAGTGGCGTCGTTTTTTTGGCTGCAAAGCATGATTCGTGACGATGCCCGTCGAGTTCAGTTATTTGAATTGGATCAGACCATTCAACGCCTGCGCACACGCATCGGCGATGACGCCGAGGTGCTTCATTTAACCAATCTTTATCACAACCTGCTGCGGCAATGGGCGGAAGTATGA
- the mdoH gene encoding glucans biosynthesis glucosyltransferase MdoH: MTDSAMPSTKDAFRGIALLRRWIFTAFVLLQTALGIWGMILVLPYHGSTAIEKTILITFIPLYAFVAAGSWMALFGFYLRRRYKNRGDAHSLMSRFADRLPTTKLVKTAVALPIYHEDVERVFRGLRASIQSVLATGQGEMFEFFILSDSRDPEIWLEERAAWLALCNDLDLHGRVHYRRRRVNLKAKTGNVSDFLRRWGRNFKYFIVFDADSVMSGEALVTLVRLMECEPKAGMIQTVPRLFNARSAFARMQQFVTHLYGPLFSEGLAALQLNEAVFWGHNAIIRTEAFMAHCGLKSMRGFGLWRGTVLSHDFVEAAFIRRAGYEVWLETAIEGSFEESPPSLDDELIRDKRWSKGNLQHLRFFGYERGIATAHRMAFMNGIFAYMASPVWFLFLLFSTIEVAQFAAGDINYFPDTRSLYPNWPQWHPQWAIILVTSTLVTLFLPKVLALFDLLVFDTGRRQGFGSTAKLLQGFFLENLFSILLAPIRMLAHSAYVVQAILNVTVRWAGQNRSSEIGWLQALIRHAPGMILAITWSGIALYLDANFFYWTIPISLSLLLAAPITVWLSRFSLGDHWRTQGIWRTPPEQNLGDQVLVDFAELDMPPLKPQNAPNWLNWTILHPNQARIAAALAPHRSGAAKQASTELKEKLMVEGLHALPSRKAARILDDADAVMQLHQHAWMAPPDDPWGRQVDHLTRLICIK; the protein is encoded by the coding sequence ATGACCGATTCCGCCATGCCTTCGACAAAAGATGCCTTCCGCGGAATCGCGCTGCTGCGCCGATGGATTTTTACCGCGTTTGTGTTGCTACAGACTGCGCTTGGCATCTGGGGGATGATCCTCGTCTTGCCGTACCACGGCTCAACGGCCATCGAAAAAACCATTCTGATTACGTTCATTCCGCTGTACGCCTTCGTGGCCGCGGGCTCGTGGATGGCGCTGTTCGGTTTTTATCTGCGGCGGCGGTATAAAAATCGGGGCGACGCACACAGCCTCATGAGCCGCTTTGCCGACCGATTACCCACAACCAAGCTCGTCAAAACCGCCGTCGCCCTGCCGATTTATCACGAAGACGTCGAGCGCGTCTTTCGCGGCCTGCGCGCCAGCATCCAGTCGGTATTGGCAACCGGTCAAGGCGAGATGTTCGAATTTTTCATACTCTCGGACAGCCGCGATCCTGAAATCTGGCTGGAAGAACGTGCCGCCTGGCTCGCGCTGTGCAACGACCTTGATCTGCATGGCCGTGTGCATTACCGTCGTCGCCGGGTGAACCTGAAGGCCAAAACCGGCAACGTATCGGATTTTCTGCGCCGATGGGGTAGAAACTTCAAATATTTCATTGTGTTCGATGCTGACAGCGTGATGTCTGGCGAGGCATTGGTCACGCTTGTCCGCTTGATGGAATGCGAACCCAAGGCAGGGATGATCCAGACCGTGCCCCGCCTGTTCAACGCCCGCTCGGCCTTCGCGCGGATGCAGCAATTCGTCACCCATCTCTATGGCCCGCTGTTCAGTGAGGGGCTGGCCGCGCTGCAACTGAACGAAGCGGTGTTCTGGGGCCATAATGCCATTATTCGAACCGAAGCATTCATGGCCCACTGCGGGCTTAAAAGCATGCGCGGTTTTGGATTGTGGCGCGGCACCGTGCTCAGTCACGATTTTGTCGAGGCGGCGTTCATCCGGCGCGCGGGTTATGAGGTTTGGCTGGAAACCGCCATCGAAGGCAGTTTCGAAGAATCGCCCCCTTCTCTGGACGACGAATTAATTCGGGACAAACGCTGGTCGAAAGGCAACCTGCAACATCTGCGATTTTTCGGTTATGAGCGGGGTATTGCCACCGCGCACCGCATGGCCTTTATGAACGGGATTTTTGCGTACATGGCCTCACCGGTCTGGTTCCTGTTCCTGCTGTTTTCCACCATCGAAGTCGCCCAATTCGCGGCGGGCGACATCAATTATTTCCCAGACACCCGCAGCCTCTACCCCAACTGGCCGCAATGGCATCCGCAGTGGGCCATCATTCTGGTCACCAGCACACTGGTCACGTTGTTTTTGCCGAAGGTACTGGCCTTGTTCGACTTGCTGGTCTTCGATACCGGCCGGCGTCAGGGATTCGGTTCCACGGCCAAACTTCTACAAGGGTTCTTTCTGGAGAATCTGTTTTCCATTCTGCTCGCACCCATTCGGATGCTCGCCCATTCGGCCTACGTGGTGCAGGCGATCCTGAACGTCACTGTGCGCTGGGCCGGACAGAACCGCAGTTCGGAAATCGGCTGGCTGCAAGCACTGATTCGGCACGCGCCGGGCATGATTCTGGCGATTACCTGGTCGGGTATCGCTCTATATCTGGATGCCAACTTCTTTTACTGGACGATCCCGATCAGCTTGTCTTTGCTCTTGGCCGCACCGATTACCGTGTGGCTCTCGCGATTTTCCCTGGGTGACCACTGGCGCACGCAGGGCATCTGGCGCACGCCGCCGGAGCAGAATCTGGGCGATCAGGTGCTGGTCGATTTTGCAGAACTGGATATGCCGCCACTCAAGCCTCAAAATGCGCCAAACTGGTTGAACTGGACGATCTTGCACCCCAATCAAGCGCGGATCGCCGCAGCCCTTGCGCCACATCGCAGCGGGGCGGCGAAGCAGGCATCGACAGAGTTGAAAGAAAAGCTCATGGTAGAAGGCTTGCATGCGCTCCCGAGCCGCAAGGCCGCCCGAATTCTGGATGATGCCGATGCCGTCATGCAACTGCACCAACATGCGTGGATGGCGCCGCCCGACGATCCCTGGGGACGTCAGGTCGATCACCTGACCCGTCTGATTTGTATTAAATAA
- a CDS encoding glucan biosynthesis protein: protein MSKPTKKQTEQQPSEQAPSILTTQEYTRRSFLFTLANISGLVALGFGNAQAAQESTATPVNEPTTPKTPAPAAVAPENGLKFAAAKPFSYKSLIARAQEMAKNPYQAPPSPAADAIKTINYDASGKIKFNPKDALWGKSGSVYPITFRPLGEYFPKSVAMNVVEGDQARMIEYRPDYFTMPEDSPLRQVPAGQSGISGFWVQRSRRIGDWTKSEPWATFQGASYFRAISRQGQVGMSARGIAINTGLPQGEEFPDFRAFWFEPAANEGDPVVVYALLDGPSITGAYRFELRFDGDTEMVIEKHLFIRKTIDQLGIAPLTSMFWYSETPNSHLRGWRPEVHDSDTLVGWRSDNEHFCRPLTNPPSLAYSAFVDEHPRGYGLLQRDRDPSHYLDGVGYEKRPSVWVEPIVDSKGNNNWGKGSVTLIEIPTNDETFDNMVAFWQIKGPALAGTALQFKYRLYWTEHEPFFPRDQLARAVALRAGPGGNFGGSRPANTVKLVIEWDSQLFQGHQPKDAVFTITSSAGKTDNVQIDWVAGTPRWLTQFDLFVDSDTPVELNGVLTLNGEVISETWLYQFHRQSFVQMMA, encoded by the coding sequence ATGAGCAAACCGACTAAAAAACAAACCGAACAACAGCCGTCAGAACAAGCACCGTCCATCCTGACCACTCAGGAATATACCCGACGGTCTTTTCTGTTCACGCTCGCGAATATCAGTGGACTGGTCGCACTGGGATTTGGTAACGCACAAGCCGCACAAGAATCAACGGCTACGCCCGTTAATGAGCCGACCACGCCCAAAACGCCCGCACCGGCAGCGGTCGCGCCCGAAAACGGGCTTAAGTTTGCAGCGGCCAAGCCATTCTCTTATAAATCCTTGATCGCCCGCGCCCAAGAAATGGCCAAGAATCCGTATCAGGCGCCGCCCTCTCCGGCTGCCGACGCGATCAAGACCATCAATTACGATGCATCGGGCAAGATCAAATTCAACCCGAAAGATGCCTTGTGGGGCAAGTCAGGGTCGGTTTATCCCATCACGTTCCGTCCCTTGGGTGAATACTTTCCCAAATCAGTTGCCATGAACGTGGTCGAGGGCGATCAGGCACGCATGATCGAATACCGCCCCGATTACTTCACCATGCCGGAAGACAGCCCGTTGCGTCAGGTACCGGCTGGGCAATCCGGTATTTCCGGCTTCTGGGTGCAGCGTTCCCGGCGTATCGGCGACTGGACGAAAAGCGAGCCGTGGGCCACCTTCCAGGGAGCCAGTTATTTCCGCGCCATATCGCGACAAGGTCAAGTGGGCATGTCGGCGCGTGGCATCGCCATCAACACCGGCTTGCCGCAAGGCGAGGAGTTCCCCGATTTCCGCGCGTTCTGGTTTGAACCGGCAGCCAACGAAGGCGACCCGGTCGTGGTTTACGCCCTGCTGGATGGCCCGTCGATCACCGGCGCCTATCGCTTTGAACTGCGGTTCGATGGCGATACGGAAATGGTGATCGAAAAACACCTGTTTATCCGCAAAACCATCGATCAACTTGGTATCGCCCCATTGACATCCATGTTCTGGTACAGCGAAACACCCAACAGCCACTTGCGCGGATGGCGGCCCGAAGTGCACGATTCAGACACGCTGGTCGGTTGGCGTAGCGACAACGAACACTTCTGCCGCCCCCTGACCAATCCGCCCAGTCTGGCCTACTCTGCATTCGTCGACGAGCATCCGCGTGGTTATGGTTTGCTGCAACGCGACCGCGATCCCTCGCATTACCTTGATGGGGTTGGTTACGAAAAGCGTCCGTCCGTCTGGGTAGAACCCATCGTCGACAGCAAAGGCAACAACAATTGGGGCAAGGGTTCGGTTACCTTGATCGAAATCCCGACCAACGACGAAACCTTCGATAACATGGTCGCCTTCTGGCAAATCAAGGGCCCGGCACTTGCAGGTACCGCCCTGCAGTTCAAATACCGCCTGTACTGGACCGAGCACGAGCCTTTTTTCCCGCGCGATCAACTGGCACGCGCCGTCGCATTGCGCGCCGGTCCTGGCGGCAACTTTGGTGGCTCTCGCCCGGCCAACACCGTCAAGCTCGTGATTGAATGGGATAGCCAGCTGTTCCAAGGGCATCAGCCCAAAGATGCTGTGTTCACTATCACCAGCTCAGCCGGAAAAACCGACAACGTCCAAATCGACTGGGTAGCGGGCACGCCCCGCTGGCTGACTCAGTTCGACCTGTTCGTCGACAGTGATACGCCAGTGGAACTCAATGGCGTGCTGACCCTGAACGGCGAGGTCATCAGCGAAACATGGCTCTATCAATTCCACCGCCAGAGCTTCGTTCAAATGATGGCGTGA